AGGGGATGGTGACCCTTGATTGAGGCCAGTGATAGTGGCCTTTGCCTGAGACCAATGACTTTTGCTAGCCATTTATGAGGCTCGGCATGGCTAGCGAAgggaataagagaaaaataaaaaagaagaggaaaggaaaaagagaaaataaagtaaagaaaaaaaaggaaaaatattaaaatattattaaaaattatcaacgttaGTGCCAATCGTGCGATGTAGGATAGTTGTTATCCACGTTAatgattttcggccaaaattggctagatggacttaattgacaaaacgtgaaaatgttcAAAACTTAATTGGTACAGTTAAAAgtgaagccaaaaaaaaaaaaaaaaaaaaagacatgatcaaaaggtttaaaaattaattggtagaaaatataatagatttatgattttttagataatttttttttgcattgtcGACATGATTCCAGTTAAGTAAAGTACAATGACTTGAAGTGAAAGGTGGGAAAATATCACACCAAATCACTTGGCATCCTTGAAACGAAATGCTTAGGGCTCTTCCATTCTTCGATTTGTAGAAGGGGGAATTGCCATGGAATGCTAGTAATTTTCCATTATACTTCATGTTAAGCCGTTCTCGGTTGATTCAAGTGCTAGAAGCGTGTGCGAATTTTAAAAGCAAGAAGGTTCGTGAAAatcatccatttgaaataaatatagcGATAAATGCATACAGGGGCTACCGGCCAGGAAAATGGATTGTAAATTGACAGTCTCGGGCTATGTCGAGCAAAGGGTAACTCTAAAAGTTCTCCCGAAGACAGGCAGAAGTGCTACAACTCGGCCTTTGTCATGCCACCAGGATGAGTCGAGTTTATAGGTTTATCTTGAAGATAGTTCCTGGATATTAGGACCATTGTACTTCAAATTGTCAATCgaatttctcaaattttcaatggAATTGTGATGACATTGACCTTCGTCAAAAGCACATCTGGAAAACAAATAAGTCATGGAAATAGAGACCTATACAGGCCTCGACCGGCAAAGTTGAAGGAGCCGGATTCGCCCTTGTACTGATTCTTTCTTTGTCCTTTGATTTCTTACGAAACTTAGACATATGGCCATAGAAAGATCCAAGGTCGACACCTTGACCACCTGTGACAATGCCAGGGAACAAAACTTAAGCCTTCCATTCTGCCATTCCTTCTTATCATAACTTCAGCTAGGACCACTCAATGAAAAGTAAACGGTACAAGCAACATTAATGGCTGGATGAGGTGTACCCCAATATTTCAGGCCACAAACTCTTGAATCGGGCAGGAAACACCAAATCAAAGCCGACATTGTGGACTGAACTGATCTAAATGGTAGGCCTGAGAGTCCTGACTTGGGTTCAAAATGTATGGCTTTGCCTCTGAGCAGTTGGAAACTACTCCAATGATTGACATTAACAACAATAGTGTAAAATTGAGGGAAAgcacaacaaaagaagaacGAATAAGCTGCGTGACTTTAAGGAATGAACATTATAGACTTGTAGTGGCAGCAAGGTGTGCAGCTTCTGAATATCCATGCCACAGACAAATATATGGTCTCATTTATTAGTCAAGACCACAAGTGCTGCAATTGTGACCCTTGCAACTTCTATGAAATAACTACCAAGTAGCATCTCTAACAGATGATCAAAACAAGAATTTGAATCCTAAAACATTATCCAAAGAACAGCATCCGATGTTCCGTGAGGGAAACGATGTTGGACTGTTTACAAAGAAGGGATAACTTATGAACCATTGATTCACTGGAAAAGATCACCTGAATACATGAGTTTTTCCATGAAGTTGGTTATCGATACCCCAGACAATTCTCAATGGTGCAGACGCAGTGATCCTCATCTTATCGGACACCAAGCAGAACAGTACAAACCATGCTGATCTTAGAAAGCCACTATATTCACCCTCACAGCTTTTTAGCTTCTCTATGTTCAAGCTTTCACCTGCAAGAAAAGTAAAGGCAACATAAGATTTATGCCTGGTAGCAGTCTTCTGGTCTCAGATGACTGAAGCAGAACGTTTTTCTGCACAAAAGGAGGTGGAGGAAACacaattaaattgaaaatatagaaTATCCATTATTAATTTCACTGTATAGTCATCAGATTATCAGTACTTCCATCCGAGGTTCTTCTGACCCACAATTTTCTTAGGCTCATAACCAAAAGTTTTATAGAGCCATTATGCCTTGGCTCATAGCTCTCTCATGTGTGGACTACCATATAATCGGTTGTTATGGCTATCTTCATTTGAGATCTAATCCTTTTTAATTTCAGCTTCTAACTTTGTTCATGTTGAGCCAAGAATCCTGACTTTGGCGACCATAAACGTCAAACTGTTAAAGATCAATGCTAATGCAAATTCAAGTGCAAAATGGTCCAGactgaaatttttgttttggattAGGCGGGACTGTCGTCTATGATTTCCCTCAGCCTTGATCTGAGCATTCCCAAGTTGAAACTTCTGATTCCTTCAGGACTCAAGAGATGCTCCAACAACAAATTGCACCTAACGCCTACCGAAGTTTAGCACAGCccatttcataaatttatctgAAGCCAATAGATTGAGAACCCAATAGGCAGTGCTGTCACTGTAACTTTTTACAGTGAAACAGAAGTCTGCATGAAAATTGTGTAAGCTGACAGCTGACAGTAAGTGCTAAACAATGTCAAGCCACCGAAAGGATCTAACCCCCCTTCCTTCCCTATTGTACAACAAATTGAATAAGCAGCCCCAACATTATTGATATGTCGTTAACAAGCAGACCTGCAGGAAAGTGTCTATGTTCAGCAAGAAAGCTAAAAGTCATCCGAAAGCAACGGCATATACTATATAACCCTTATTAACTCCCTAAAAGGGGATTTGGGCTAACTTATTCTCTGTTGCATTAATTCTCATGCTTATTCTCCTTCAACAACTTATTGGGACTGTACCTTTTCTTTATAAGTTTGCGACATTTGAATTGCTAGTcatggaagaaaaaaacagaTAATTCAAAACAGGCAAGGTCCTCCCCGTCCTCGATTGGGTTAACTCCGGAGTCGGGACAGGAGCAATCACTCCCAAACTCAGTACCAAATACCATAATGAACAAACTCAAATGCCAAACTGGTTTAGGAATCAAAGAGCTTATACTTTCCAAACCAACAACACCGGGTACAAGCAAGCTCCAACCGCACAACTCATCCGAATCCCCACAAGTTCTCTCGGACAGTCTAAAGCCACCGAGGGCTTGTACCTTCCGACATCATCACAACCCTCATTCCCCCTTCCATTCCCCAGATGCAAAATGAGTAATGCAGACTAACCCAGACAGGAATCCTCCCGCATTTCACCCAACAAGGACTACCCAACCGAAGGGATGGGAAGGGAGCAAAGTTACCCGGCtagccgcggcggcggcggcggcggtggtcgGGGCGGGGAGGGGGCTGGTAGATGCGGGCGCGCTTGAGGATCTCGGCGACGACCCAGCGCTTGCGCTTGCTGAGGGGGCGGGAGGGGTCGAGGCGGACGCGGTCGCCGATGTTGCACTGGTCGAGCTCGTCGTGGGCCATGAACTTGGAGGTGCGCTTCACGAAGCGGTTGTAGATCTTGTGGTGGAAGAGGCGgtccaccgccaccaccaccgacTTCTGCATCTTGTTCGACACCACCATCCCCACCACCCccttcatctccctctctctctttctctctgtgaTAAACCCTAAGCCcccctccttccttcctcttcaaCTCGCATCGTGTCCAAAATTGTAATTTCCTCAAACGCCTCTGCCTAAACCCGCAACTATCTTATTTTTAAATGGTTaatacttataataaatttattatttattaattttcgttaaattttactattaaattattaaattaaatgacacgtgacagttaattggtataccaatttgagattttacgctctattt
This genomic stretch from Eucalyptus grandis isolate ANBG69807.140 chromosome 3, ASM1654582v1, whole genome shotgun sequence harbors:
- the LOC104437288 gene encoding LOW QUALITY PROTEIN: 30S ribosomal protein S17-like (The sequence of the model RefSeq protein was modified relative to this genomic sequence to represent the inferred CDS: deleted 1 base in 1 codon), coding for MKGVVGMVVSNKMQKSVVVAVDRLFHHKIYNRFVKRTSKFMAHDELDQCNIGDRVRLDPSRPLSKRKRWVVAEILKRARIYSPLPAPTTAAAAAAASRVTLLPSHPFGWVVLVG